In a genomic window of Rhinoderma darwinii isolate aRhiDar2 chromosome 10, aRhiDar2.hap1, whole genome shotgun sequence:
- the PDPN gene encoding podoplanin isoform X1: MLRTQGLLCLLIGLSLRAAYAEVVTLLNNEAETVNITEKTFTDSTEAQTQTLQTELNVTSQYDTSTARSFTLETDTQSMDNTTYTVVIEDPEADDCTRPGVKMTLPSGLDLGTLVGIVAGIVSIFGISAIIAILIIRKMGRYSP; this comes from the exons ATGCTCAGGACACAGGGCCTGCTTTGTCTGCTAATCGGTCTTTCCCTGCGAGCAGCGTATGCAGAAG ttgtaACTTTACTGAATAATGAAGCAGAAACAGTGAACATAACCGAAAAAACCTTTACAGACTCAACAGAAGCTCAAACTCAA ACTCTTCAGACAGAACTTAATGTGACGAGTCAGTATGACACCAGCACAGCAAGATCGTTTACACTGGAAACAGACACACAGAGCATGGACAATACAACATATACAGTAGTTATAGAAGATCCTGAAG CAGATGACTGTACAAGGCCTGGTGTAAAGATGACACTTCCCA GTGGCCTGGACTTGGGCACATTGGTTGGAATAGTAGCTGGCATTGTATCCATCTTCGGAATAAGCGCCATAATCGCCATCTTAATTATTCGAAAAATGGGAAGATACTC GCCCTGA
- the PDPN gene encoding podoplanin isoform X2, which produces MLRTQGLLCLLIGLSLRAAYAEVVTLLNNEAETVNITEKTFTDSTEAQTQTLQTELNVTSQYDTSTARSFTLETDTQSMDNTTYTVVIEDPEDDCTRPGVKMTLPSGLDLGTLVGIVAGIVSIFGISAIIAILIIRKMGRYSP; this is translated from the exons ATGCTCAGGACACAGGGCCTGCTTTGTCTGCTAATCGGTCTTTCCCTGCGAGCAGCGTATGCAGAAG ttgtaACTTTACTGAATAATGAAGCAGAAACAGTGAACATAACCGAAAAAACCTTTACAGACTCAACAGAAGCTCAAACTCAA ACTCTTCAGACAGAACTTAATGTGACGAGTCAGTATGACACCAGCACAGCAAGATCGTTTACACTGGAAACAGACACACAGAGCATGGACAATACAACATATACAGTAGTTATAGAAGATCCTGAAG ATGACTGTACAAGGCCTGGTGTAAAGATGACACTTCCCA GTGGCCTGGACTTGGGCACATTGGTTGGAATAGTAGCTGGCATTGTATCCATCTTCGGAATAAGCGCCATAATCGCCATCTTAATTATTCGAAAAATGGGAAGATACTC GCCCTGA
- the PDPN gene encoding podoplanin isoform X3, with product MLRTQGLLCLLIGLSLRAAYAEVVTLLNNEAETVNITEKTFTDSTEAQTQTLQTELNVTSQYDTSTARSFTLETDTQSMDNTTYTVVIEDPEGGLDLGTLVGIVAGIVSIFGISAIIAILIIRKMGRYSP from the exons ATGCTCAGGACACAGGGCCTGCTTTGTCTGCTAATCGGTCTTTCCCTGCGAGCAGCGTATGCAGAAG ttgtaACTTTACTGAATAATGAAGCAGAAACAGTGAACATAACCGAAAAAACCTTTACAGACTCAACAGAAGCTCAAACTCAA ACTCTTCAGACAGAACTTAATGTGACGAGTCAGTATGACACCAGCACAGCAAGATCGTTTACACTGGAAACAGACACACAGAGCATGGACAATACAACATATACAGTAGTTATAGAAGATCCTGAAG GTGGCCTGGACTTGGGCACATTGGTTGGAATAGTAGCTGGCATTGTATCCATCTTCGGAATAAGCGCCATAATCGCCATCTTAATTATTCGAAAAATGGGAAGATACTC GCCCTGA